The following proteins are co-located in the Candidatus Endomicrobium procryptotermitis genome:
- a CDS encoding NAD(P)/FAD-dependent oxidoreductase, whose amino-acid sequence MSEIYDVVIIGAGASGMTAAGRAGESGLKSIVLEKKSRPGIKLSITGKGKCNLTNSAAIKDFVKYFKNGKFLYSAFRTFSNEDTISFFESLGVACKLERGGRYFPISNKASDIVNALIKYVKKSSSIITSFEVKSVTKKENLFIINDKIFTNNVIVACGGITYPSTGSTGDGYKIAESFGHTISKPAAALVPVNLKSDYLKELKGLKLKNVEVSLINGDTIEAKEFGEMEFTAFGADGPIILTLSGIISDITSNPKLFLSLNLKPALDKDQINQRLIRELDKFGQYQLKDMFKELLPVQIIKPFIKYCGLSMTKKCSQINRYERKKILNCLVCFSFEILSLRDVKEAIITRGGVLTDEIDQKTMQSKIVKGLYFCGEVIDIDAPTGGFNLQAAFSTGYLAGNSIKKYNSENKNEHI is encoded by the coding sequence ATGTCTGAAATTTATGATGTTGTAATTATAGGAGCAGGAGCCTCTGGAATGACGGCCGCTGGCCGCGCTGGAGAAAGCGGACTAAAATCCATTGTTTTAGAGAAAAAATCACGTCCAGGAATAAAACTTTCGATTACGGGAAAAGGAAAATGTAATTTAACAAACAGCGCTGCCATAAAAGATTTTGTTAAATATTTTAAAAACGGAAAATTTCTATATTCGGCTTTTAGAACTTTTTCAAATGAAGACACAATATCTTTTTTTGAGAGTTTAGGAGTTGCCTGTAAACTTGAGAGAGGAGGAAGATATTTTCCCATAAGCAATAAAGCTTCGGATATAGTGAATGCATTGATAAAATACGTTAAAAAAAGCTCATCGATAATCACATCTTTTGAAGTCAAATCTGTCACTAAAAAAGAAAACCTATTTATTATAAACGATAAAATTTTTACAAATAACGTAATTGTTGCCTGCGGGGGAATCACTTATCCGTCTACAGGTTCAACAGGCGACGGATACAAAATCGCCGAATCTTTTGGTCATACGATTTCAAAACCTGCTGCGGCTTTAGTGCCGGTGAATTTAAAATCCGACTATTTAAAAGAATTAAAAGGTTTAAAACTTAAAAACGTTGAAGTTTCGCTTATCAATGGAGACACGATTGAAGCAAAAGAGTTCGGAGAAATGGAGTTCACTGCTTTCGGAGCTGATGGACCGATAATACTTACTTTGAGTGGCATTATAAGCGATATAACAAGTAATCCAAAATTATTCTTGTCTTTAAATTTAAAGCCGGCACTTGATAAAGATCAGATAAATCAAAGGCTTATCAGAGAACTGGATAAATTCGGTCAGTATCAGTTGAAAGATATGTTCAAAGAACTTCTTCCCGTACAGATTATAAAACCTTTTATCAAATATTGCGGTTTGTCTATGACAAAAAAATGTTCGCAGATTAACAGATATGAAAGAAAAAAGATACTGAATTGTCTTGTCTGTTTCAGTTTTGAGATTTTATCCTTGAGGGACGTAAAAGAAGCGATTATTACCAGGGGCGGAGTCTTGACCGATGAAATAGATCAAAAAACTATGCAGTCTAAAATCGTTAAAGGGCTTTATTTTTGCGGAGAAGTTATCGATATTGATGCACCTACAGGAGGCTTTAATTTGCAGGCTGCGTTTTCAACGGGCTATTTGGCTGGAAATTCAATAAAAAAATATAATTCGGAGAATAAAAATGAGCATATTTGA
- a CDS encoding OmpA family protein has protein sequence MKRKYKIFLVLLSSLFFSACCSKLQNHGDYLDGAYIHEKNKDMLSSKEILVTSLFVATSHIPEEIRTDIEFFEHGKSFLSKEARNKIDHFAAKILTYEDYSITIEGHEDISEAGYEENCNKISIQRAENVRSALIRNGIDKDKIEVTSIGISSHHSKEKMEESKQQNRVVIIEAEFW, from the coding sequence ATGAAGAGAAAATATAAAATATTCCTTGTACTATTGTCGTCATTGTTTTTTTCGGCTTGTTGCTCAAAACTTCAAAACCATGGGGATTATCTTGACGGAGCTTATATTCACGAAAAAAATAAAGATATGTTGTCGAGCAAAGAAATTTTGGTTACTTCTTTATTTGTCGCGACAAGCCATATTCCAGAAGAAATAAGAACGGATATAGAATTTTTTGAACATGGAAAATCTTTTCTTTCAAAGGAAGCAAGAAATAAAATCGACCATTTTGCCGCAAAGATTCTGACTTATGAAGATTATTCGATAACGATTGAAGGACATGAAGACATTTCCGAAGCGGGTTACGAAGAAAATTGCAATAAGATTTCGATACAAAGAGCTGAAAACGTAAGAAGTGCACTGATAAGAAACGGTATAGACAAGGATAAAATAGAAGTTACATCAATAGGAATATCGTCCCACCATTCTAAAGAAAAGATGGAAGAAAGTAAGCAGCAAAACAGAGTAGTTATTATTGAAGCGGAATTTTGGTAA
- a CDS encoding glycosyltransferase family 39 protein, which translates to MDYKLRFWMVNAVTAFLRLLFIGKVGLTVDEAHYWVYTKFLDLSYFDHPPLIAYIIKLSTLIFGNTEFAVRFPAVIIFFTASWIFFICASKLYNEKTAFVGALLLNVLPVFSFLGSVVSIPDSPLALFWIISLLVFLLIIETNGKKYWYLLGVIVGFALLSKYNAIMIPIGITLFLILSPKHRFWFKEKEPYLAFFIMAAIFIPVILWNIENNWASFGFQMRHGFGNSMPKFSLLLFLRSLGAQSGYLSPTIFLVFFAAAFLCVKEAWKKKDRTALIIACFSLPTLILFNFIATFNEVLPHWPAMGYLVLTIYVAHITLEYWKVKWFKIYTIIAWAFTIIFLIIASLHLIYKIIPIEKFMPEQQAQKIKYGIPEAERVDISNDLFGWKEVGEEIKKITNSYPDKNKPFIFTHKSYLASQIAFAAPDIRIYCLSDKIDAYDLWQRSLKKLADRDAIFICNDFFYFDPQKYGSAFDTYSQPREFSIYRNGKKIKNFFFTECKKFKPLRLEEKYTANILRDKKNISDGLIKADHEVFKFINSIMHVKILDFYMSVISFCDSKNFNLGVISILIISIAIMWTSDKKHFWTDIMLMTSVLVTSALIVYFMKAYFERPRPLSVFGDENVNVFYETVHKNSFPSGHTNTVFAVCTVMYMLVKKYWYWYIIFAFGMGFERIYVGSHFPSDVLTGAAIGAMIAYVMVRLFKKYTKN; encoded by the coding sequence ATGGATTATAAATTACGGTTTTGGATGGTTAACGCCGTTACGGCTTTTTTAAGGCTGCTTTTTATAGGAAAAGTGGGGTTAACCGTAGATGAAGCGCATTATTGGGTTTATACAAAATTTTTGGATTTGTCATATTTTGACCATCCGCCGCTTATTGCTTATATAATCAAACTTTCAACTCTCATTTTCGGAAATACCGAATTTGCTGTGCGTTTTCCTGCAGTAATTATTTTTTTTACAGCCTCATGGATATTTTTTATCTGCGCTTCAAAGCTTTACAATGAGAAAACGGCATTTGTAGGAGCGCTTTTATTAAACGTTTTGCCCGTATTTTCATTTTTAGGTTCAGTAGTATCGATTCCCGACTCTCCTCTAGCATTGTTTTGGATTATTTCTCTGCTTGTTTTTCTTTTAATAATAGAAACAAACGGGAAAAAATATTGGTATCTTCTGGGAGTAATAGTCGGTTTTGCACTGCTTTCCAAATACAATGCCATTATGATTCCCATAGGAATTACTTTATTTTTAATTCTTTCGCCGAAACACAGATTTTGGTTTAAAGAGAAAGAACCATATCTGGCATTTTTTATTATGGCGGCGATATTTATTCCTGTAATTTTGTGGAATATAGAAAATAACTGGGCTTCTTTCGGTTTTCAGATGAGACATGGTTTTGGGAATTCCATGCCAAAATTTTCTTTGCTTTTATTCTTGCGGTCTCTCGGAGCGCAGTCAGGATATTTGTCGCCGACAATATTTTTAGTTTTTTTTGCCGCCGCTTTTTTATGTGTGAAAGAAGCATGGAAAAAGAAAGACAGAACAGCTTTAATTATTGCTTGTTTTTCTCTTCCGACATTAATTCTTTTCAACTTTATAGCCACATTTAATGAAGTTTTGCCACATTGGCCTGCCATGGGTTATCTTGTTTTAACAATATACGTTGCCCATATAACTCTTGAATATTGGAAAGTAAAATGGTTTAAAATTTATACGATTATCGCATGGGCATTTACGATAATTTTCCTTATTATTGCATCTCTGCACTTAATATATAAAATTATACCCATCGAAAAGTTTATGCCCGAACAGCAGGCTCAAAAAATCAAATATGGCATACCTGAAGCGGAAAGAGTCGATATTTCAAATGATTTATTTGGCTGGAAAGAAGTCGGAGAGGAAATAAAAAAGATAACGAATTCTTATCCCGATAAAAACAAGCCCTTCATATTTACACATAAAAGTTATCTTGCAAGTCAGATAGCTTTCGCCGCGCCAGACATCAGAATTTATTGTTTAAGTGACAAAATAGACGCTTATGATTTATGGCAGAGGAGTCTGAAAAAATTGGCAGATAGAGATGCGATTTTTATATGCAACGATTTTTTTTATTTTGACCCTCAAAAATATGGCAGCGCTTTTGATACATATTCGCAGCCACGCGAATTTTCTATATACAGAAATGGCAAAAAAATTAAAAACTTCTTTTTTACCGAATGCAAAAAATTTAAACCGTTAAGGCTTGAAGAAAAATACACGGCAAATATTCTCAGAGATAAAAAGAATATCTCCGATGGACTTATCAAAGCCGATCATGAAGTTTTTAAATTTATTAATTCGATTATGCATGTTAAAATTTTAGATTTTTACATGTCGGTGATTTCTTTTTGCGATTCAAAAAATTTTAATCTAGGAGTAATTTCAATCTTAATAATATCAATAGCTATTATGTGGACCTCCGATAAAAAACATTTCTGGACGGATATAATGCTTATGACAAGCGTTTTAGTGACATCTGCATTAATCGTATATTTCATGAAGGCTTATTTTGAAAGACCTCGTCCCCTAAGTGTATTCGGAGACGAAAATGTAAATGTTTTTTATGAAACTGTTCACAAAAATTCTTTTCCTTCCGGACATACAAATACGGTTTTTGCGGTATGTACGGTTATGTATATGTTGGTAAAAAAGTATTGGTATTGGTATATAATTTTTGCCTTTGGAATGGGTTTCGAAAGAATATACGTAGGAAGCCATTTCCCATCAGATGTACTAACCGGCGCAGCAATAGGCGCAATGATCGCATATGTAATGGTGAGATTATTTAAAAAATACACAAAAAATTAA
- a CDS encoding glycosyltransferase family 9 protein has protein sequence MKDKYDVYTDCVYFPLDRPCIYQKNNDMICDECKKYEKLSSQSKEKKILIIKLGAMGDVLRTTFMLEGLKEVYPESKISWIVDKNNSQVLENNKYIDDIIINDEKINKFLAISFFDIVINLDLAAESLTLAKLSCNHAIFGYVLDNNRNIVCSNEAAEKWLKMSAYDKLKKDNIFTYQHWMAQITKIPKDDYEIVVELKESSIKKSKKFIKENDIKLEKKIIGINPGAGKRWRMKKWHTSGFISIAKHFSSKGYIILLLGGKDDEEEINSILNENIKNVYSTGINNTVADFFAMINLCDIIVCGDTMALHAAAGLKKNIVAIFGPTSLAEIEVYGRGIKLQSKKSCICCYRHECEFDENCMDLISDGEVIEAVEKYL, from the coding sequence ATGAAAGATAAATATGACGTCTATACAGATTGCGTTTATTTTCCTCTTGACCGTCCGTGCATATACCAGAAAAATAATGATATGATCTGCGACGAATGTAAAAAGTATGAGAAATTGTCATCTCAAAGCAAAGAGAAAAAAATATTAATCATAAAACTCGGCGCTATGGGAGATGTTTTAAGAACTACGTTTATGCTCGAAGGGTTAAAAGAAGTTTATCCAGAAAGCAAAATTTCATGGATTGTAGATAAAAATAATTCGCAGGTACTCGAAAATAACAAATATATAGACGATATAATAATCAATGATGAAAAAATTAATAAATTTCTTGCGATAAGCTTTTTTGATATCGTCATAAATCTTGACTTGGCTGCGGAAAGCCTTACTCTTGCAAAGCTTTCATGCAACCATGCAATTTTCGGTTATGTTTTGGATAATAACAGAAATATTGTCTGTTCAAATGAAGCTGCCGAAAAATGGTTAAAAATGAGCGCTTACGACAAATTAAAAAAAGACAATATCTTCACATATCAACATTGGATGGCTCAAATAACAAAAATTCCCAAAGACGATTACGAAATAGTCGTCGAACTTAAAGAGTCGTCCATTAAAAAATCCAAAAAATTTATAAAAGAAAATGATATTAAACTCGAGAAAAAAATCATCGGAATAAATCCCGGAGCTGGTAAAAGATGGAGAATGAAAAAATGGCATACCTCCGGATTTATCTCTATAGCAAAACATTTTTCGTCAAAAGGATACATAATTCTACTTTTAGGTGGAAAAGATGACGAAGAAGAAATAAATTCTATTTTGAATGAAAATATTAAAAATGTTTATTCGACCGGCATAAATAACACAGTTGCAGATTTTTTTGCGATGATAAATTTATGCGATATAATTGTTTGCGGGGACACAATGGCCTTACATGCTGCGGCGGGACTTAAAAAGAATATAGTTGCAATATTCGGTCCTACTTCGCTTGCTGAAATTGAAGTTTACGGACGAGGCATAAAGCTTCAATCAAAAAAATCCTGTATATGCTGTTATAGGCATGAATGTGAATTCGACGAAAATTGTATGGATTTAATCTCTGACGGAGAAGTTATAGAAGCGGTTGAAAAATATTTATAA
- a CDS encoding PorV/PorQ family protein has product MAMIKKIIFSLIFVSFPIFSYAATSVGTTAVPFLKYGAGARAAGMGNAFSAVTEAGSDMIYWNPAGLAPINRQDVSLMYLSGLEGISYGWLSYAIPTLYGSFGAAVQYMSSGNIDGRGIDAQSISDFSTYDLAVSLSYARYYNFKNAGALDYGANLKYIYSKIDNSASAFAIDAGAVFTLNDNMTSFAIVMQNVGTNLKYNEESEVLPFVVKSGISRIFFKKLLVTIDLNFPNDNDIFPSFGAEYQINIIQNTNIALRAGYDGRQKDIDGFSRINTGFGLKYMDYIFDYAFSPYGNLGDVHRVSIGMMFGREFDREAARKNKEEKKKEREQRISQELSQSHVHVQGYAQPMQTDEIIYGKIFSDYEYVEETEAQPVRPVRKNMEEVAVVNFISPRLPLHELNVYSQMLRKQLFETGAFSPLEAEKVKSIYSGNVFLKNGDINNIFKFTKVKKVIICSVIRRGDSLNFAISVYDEQLKVKKYNMVSKNSFRYANEALQDFAQQLAEEIQ; this is encoded by the coding sequence ATGGCAATGATAAAAAAAATTATCTTTTCTCTTATTTTTGTATCTTTTCCGATTTTTTCTTATGCTGCAACTTCAGTGGGAACTACTGCCGTGCCGTTTTTGAAATACGGCGCAGGGGCGAGAGCGGCGGGTATGGGTAACGCTTTTTCAGCCGTAACCGAGGCCGGTTCCGATATGATTTATTGGAATCCTGCGGGTTTGGCGCCAATAAATAGACAAGATGTTTCGCTGATGTATTTATCCGGGCTTGAAGGCATTTCTTATGGATGGCTCTCATATGCCATTCCTACTCTTTATGGTTCTTTCGGAGCTGCCGTACAGTATATGTCTTCGGGAAATATAGATGGCAGAGGAATAGACGCGCAATCTATTTCGGATTTTTCCACTTATGATTTGGCAGTGTCATTATCTTATGCGAGATATTATAATTTCAAAAATGCTGGCGCTCTTGATTATGGGGCAAATTTGAAATACATTTATTCAAAGATAGACAATTCGGCTAGTGCTTTCGCAATCGATGCCGGAGCAGTATTTACATTAAACGATAATATGACGTCATTTGCAATTGTTATGCAGAATGTAGGAACAAATTTGAAATACAATGAAGAAAGTGAAGTTCTTCCTTTTGTCGTAAAATCTGGGATATCAAGGATATTTTTTAAAAAACTTCTTGTAACCATTGATTTAAATTTTCCTAATGACAATGATATTTTTCCTTCGTTCGGAGCAGAATATCAGATAAATATAATACAGAATACCAATATAGCATTGAGAGCTGGATATGACGGCAGGCAAAAAGATATTGACGGTTTTTCCCGCATAAACACTGGTTTCGGATTAAAATACATGGATTATATTTTCGATTATGCTTTTTCTCCTTACGGAAATCTCGGAGATGTTCACCGCGTTTCTATCGGCATGATGTTCGGAAGAGAATTTGATAGAGAGGCCGCACGTAAAAATAAAGAAGAAAAAAAGAAAGAAAGAGAGCAAAGGATTTCTCAGGAGTTGTCTCAGTCGCATGTTCATGTTCAAGGTTACGCACAGCCTATGCAAACCGATGAGATAATTTATGGAAAAATATTTTCCGATTATGAATATGTGGAAGAAACTGAAGCTCAACCGGTACGGCCGGTAAGAAAAAATATGGAAGAAGTTGCGGTAGTCAATTTCATTTCTCCGAGACTTCCTTTGCATGAACTCAATGTATATTCACAAATGTTGAGAAAACAGTTATTTGAAACGGGGGCTTTTTCACCTTTAGAAGCTGAAAAAGTTAAAAGCATATATTCAGGAAATGTTTTTCTCAAAAATGGCGACATAAATAATATTTTTAAATTCACCAAAGTGAAAAAGGTTATAATCTGCAGCGTTATAAGAAGAGGAGATAGTCTTAATTTTGCAATAAGTGTTTACGATGAACAGCTCAAAGTTAAAAAATACAATATGGTAAGCAAGAATTCTTTCAGGTATGCAAATGAAGCTTTACAAGATTTTGCGCAGCAGCTTGCAGAGGAAATACAATAA
- a CDS encoding polyprenol monophosphomannose synthase, whose protein sequence is MKIMAMIPTYNEAANIKRMIEDVLNCGIDVHVLIVDDMSPDGTYKVVEELSKINPKVYLLLRKEKKGRGYAGKDGFKKALEIGAEYIVEMDGDGSHASKYIPKFYDMIKECDVVIGSRYINGGKDESRTFLRRIISNISKLYLSIMLGIKIKDPTSGYRMFKKEVLEKFVDDLKADDPFIVTEVIYYLKKNKFTIKEYPIEFLSRMSGESKLRPSTLIKYLFKVLKLKITGSV, encoded by the coding sequence ATGAAAATAATGGCAATGATTCCCACCTACAACGAAGCCGCAAACATAAAACGGATGATAGAAGACGTTTTGAATTGCGGTATAGATGTACATGTATTGATAGTAGATGATATGTCACCGGACGGAACCTATAAAGTAGTTGAAGAATTGTCAAAAATAAATCCAAAAGTTTATCTGCTTCTCAGAAAAGAAAAAAAAGGCAGGGGTTATGCTGGAAAGGATGGCTTTAAAAAAGCCTTAGAAATAGGTGCCGAATATATAGTGGAAATGGACGGTGACGGCTCACATGCATCGAAATATATACCAAAATTTTACGATATGATAAAAGAATGCGATGTGGTTATAGGATCGCGTTATATCAACGGTGGAAAAGACGAAAGTAGAACTTTTTTAAGGCGGATCATCAGTAATATTTCGAAATTATACTTATCGATAATGTTGGGGATAAAGATAAAAGATCCTACTTCGGGATACAGAATGTTTAAAAAAGAAGTCTTAGAAAAGTTTGTCGATGATTTAAAAGCGGACGATCCGTTTATCGTGACTGAAGTTATTTACTATTTGAAAAAAAATAAATTTACAATAAAAGAATATCCGATAGAATTTCTTTCAAGAATGTCGGGCGAATCAAAGCTGCGTCCAAGTACGCTTATTAAATATTTGTTTAAGGTGTTAAAACTAAAGATAACGGGCAGCGTATAA
- a CDS encoding dephospho-CoA kinase yields the protein MIIGLTGSYCSGKDTVADYIVQKHGFGHYSLSEIIREIMKDENIESTRENLIVFGTNLRAQNGNGILAKKVLEKMEDKNYCITSIRHPDEVNELRKRKDFILINVDAPKNIRFERMRKRKRTGDPETFEKFIEFEKRESQNEGTGQQLTKCAKIADMIFINDLNDINALNIKIEQLLFDISLRLKQNV from the coding sequence ATGATAATAGGTTTAACCGGCTCATATTGCTCCGGAAAAGATACCGTAGCGGATTATATAGTACAAAAACACGGTTTCGGACATTATTCTTTATCCGAGATTATCAGAGAAATAATGAAAGATGAGAATATTGAATCTACCCGGGAAAATCTTATCGTTTTTGGAACAAATCTCAGAGCGCAAAATGGAAATGGGATTCTTGCAAAAAAAGTTTTGGAGAAAATGGAAGACAAGAATTATTGTATAACTTCAATAAGACATCCCGACGAGGTAAATGAACTAAGGAAAAGAAAAGATTTTATTTTAATAAATGTTGATGCTCCAAAAAACATACGTTTTGAAAGAATGCGTAAAAGAAAACGTACGGGTGATCCAGAAACTTTTGAAAAGTTTATCGAATTTGAAAAAAGAGAATCACAAAACGAAGGAACTGGACAACAGCTTACAAAATGTGCGAAAATTGCAGATATGATTTTTATAAACGATTTAAACGATATTAATGCTTTAAACATAAAAATAGAACAGCTTCTTTTCGATATTTCTCTCCGTTTAAAACAAAATGTCTGA
- a CDS encoding ATP-binding protein has protein sequence MNPLGVFYFLSSIFTAAVVFTTMSRKGKSNVNVYFSLFCLSVTIWFFCFGNMVISKNEHNAFIWSKIGFTGIAFNAIFLLRFVYAFTKKIVKSQTFIFFYAAALISVVLNFAAGIFISGISEHFFGFYPQAGILYVIIPLQLIFFIYLCSKNLKSYLRRPDLTAYRHKQIRNINKSLYILYVLLLDIVLTFVGISIYPPGAVAMAIFISAIVITLRRYGISDIKIIISRACIMIGLAVVILSSSYFVWKYANSWLISSVLTFILTVIGTYIYRTAVDKAEDLFLAEQKKYQNTLIQAASGMAREHNLSRLLKLISMIVMHELKVKNFAVFLENSVKKTLECHYIRPSVPCEIIFSYSYMHPFIMFIRNKKRPFVAADLPLYIMNSADLPFRPDFIIPFFFDNGTNGFMILSSKKDDMPYTREDIRTFEALSRQTSLAIESCLFFEEFKRTQEKIFAAEKLASVGGLAEGVTHQINNRLNQFSMIAGELKYEIEDFIKSNVELVNENEMLKKTMDYVTELSDSLTQNIKRTDTVIKGILNYSRAEKQGTWFSSFSLREVFDLSLELLKLKHKLHKDFSIEFNFQNDDDKIYGIRSQIIEAVYNIIDNAYEATKEKYEDLKEAEKLMYKPLITVSLKHTDLKHIFSVEDNGCGIKEENISKIFSPFFTTKSSYKSGTGIGMYIVRRMIEENHRGKISFKSEYGRGTKIIFELPKEIL, from the coding sequence ATGAATCCACTGGGAGTATTTTATTTTTTATCTTCGATATTCACGGCGGCAGTCGTTTTTACGACTATGTCAAGAAAAGGAAAATCCAATGTAAACGTTTATTTTTCGCTTTTCTGTCTCTCGGTAACGATATGGTTTTTTTGTTTTGGAAATATGGTCATAAGCAAAAATGAGCACAATGCATTTATATGGAGCAAAATTGGATTTACGGGAATAGCTTTTAATGCGATTTTTCTTTTAAGATTCGTTTATGCCTTTACAAAAAAAATCGTAAAGTCACAGACTTTTATTTTTTTCTATGCGGCCGCTTTGATTTCCGTCGTTTTAAATTTTGCGGCTGGCATTTTTATAAGCGGCATAAGTGAACATTTTTTTGGGTTTTATCCTCAGGCGGGAATTTTATATGTCATAATACCGTTGCAGCTTATCTTTTTTATTTATTTGTGTTCAAAAAATTTAAAATCCTATTTAAGACGACCGGACTTAACCGCTTACCGACATAAGCAAATAAGAAATATCAATAAATCCCTTTACATCCTTTATGTTTTGCTTTTAGATATTGTTTTGACTTTCGTTGGTATTTCAATATATCCGCCGGGCGCGGTTGCAATGGCGATTTTCATATCGGCAATAGTCATAACTTTAAGAAGATATGGAATTTCTGACATAAAAATCATTATAAGCCGAGCCTGCATAATGATAGGGCTTGCGGTCGTAATTTTATCTTCTTCGTATTTCGTGTGGAAATACGCGAACTCATGGTTAATATCTTCTGTATTGACTTTTATCTTAACAGTTATAGGAACATATATCTACAGAACTGCCGTGGACAAGGCCGAAGATCTTTTTCTTGCGGAACAAAAAAAATATCAAAACACGCTCATACAGGCGGCAAGCGGCATGGCAAGAGAGCATAATCTCTCAAGACTCCTGAAACTTATATCCATGATAGTAATGCACGAACTAAAAGTTAAAAACTTTGCTGTATTTCTTGAAAACAGTGTAAAAAAAACTCTTGAATGCCATTATATAAGGCCTTCTGTTCCATGTGAAATCATATTTTCTTATTCGTATATGCACCCTTTTATAATGTTTATAAGAAATAAAAAAAGGCCTTTTGTTGCCGCCGATCTGCCTTTATACATAATGAATTCGGCCGATCTGCCTTTCCGACCAGATTTTATCATTCCTTTTTTCTTCGACAACGGCACAAACGGCTTTATGATTCTTTCGTCTAAAAAAGACGACATGCCTTACACCAGAGAAGATATAAGAACTTTTGAAGCTCTTTCACGTCAGACTTCTCTTGCCATAGAAAGTTGTTTGTTTTTTGAAGAGTTTAAACGTACGCAGGAAAAAATATTTGCCGCTGAAAAACTTGCTTCTGTGGGCGGACTTGCCGAGGGCGTCACTCATCAGATAAACAACAGATTAAACCAGTTTTCGATGATTGCAGGAGAGTTGAAATATGAAATCGAAGATTTTATAAAATCAAATGTGGAACTCGTAAACGAAAATGAGATGCTGAAAAAAACAATGGATTACGTGACAGAACTTTCTGATTCTTTAACGCAGAACATCAAACGCACGGATACCGTTATAAAAGGCATTCTAAACTATTCGAGAGCTGAAAAGCAGGGAACATGGTTTTCGAGCTTTTCCCTTCGGGAAGTTTTTGACCTTTCTCTTGAACTTTTAAAACTGAAACACAAACTTCACAAGGATTTTTCCATAGAATTTAATTTTCAAAACGATGATGATAAAATATACGGCATACGTTCGCAGATTATAGAAGCCGTGTACAATATCATAGATAACGCCTATGAAGCAACAAAAGAAAAATACGAAGATTTGAAAGAAGCAGAAAAACTCATGTATAAACCTTTAATTACAGTATCGCTAAAACATACAGACTTGAAACATATTTTTTCTGTGGAAGATAATGGCTGTGGAATAAAGGAAGAAAATATAAGCAAAATTTTTTCCCCGTTTTTTACGACAAAATCTTCTTACAAGTCAGGAACAGGCATAGGCATGTATATAGTCAGAAGAATGATCGAAGAAAACCATAGAGGAAAAATTTCTTTTAAAAGCGAATATGGAAGAGGAACAAAGATTATTTTTGAACTGCCAAAGGAGATATTGTAA